The following are encoded together in the Bombus pascuorum chromosome 10, iyBomPasc1.1, whole genome shotgun sequence genome:
- the LOC132911202 gene encoding piezo-type mechanosensitive ion channel component isoform X10, with the protein MSKYWLNVALLRVVLPLVLTGCIIWRPVGLSLVYLVLMLYSPYVPVPDAKTMAGHTGHYLKTCIGLSFLTAVSQLTFHIVLLALPAYGHFLHNCESMETIFRHIGFVRLDSVSAWEIFFWLTPELIVLPTSIMVYLICRFLSRKNVIDEEDDASLHRNDEAAKKSADSTAKIINFLGRIGTYVVLASLCITAALKPSVEGGFYFLVFLGAATWWSCNKELRKGFAILCKFVMVVVILHILALLSYQNQVPQELIPVNSTWQRYFALSPVYQTNCTDPRDVEYTTDADWLIYGYFLRLFWLYYVLALQSQFLSKKPNVAFTNEAFQAKKVKRLSGKLENLDTPLSRHVSIRRRTPSQRWQSARRKARLMRFGSGRTGLLQDSTGSVIVQDGHQDDNIQMQSLSEATPDEQSGIIEHIIMAVYSIFQLIINSSYLATNIIMMTWSIMYHSWTTFALLLWALILWMVPNKRASMMKCSPFIVIYATLLLLVQYIYSMDLTEEELPTKINGISVSEIGFSKSEQLSRWHLVVKCLFISMFWITMRQYTAERTRQRRSSALRDMVAPLHVSVSTATTAMNHEAPEIKSKFMKDVGILLKKLLTKFWIAVVAIMLFISGITGERMTVFRIIYMSLFLVLIITFQISWTVWRKMMYSFWITVIGYSVIMLILVYTYQFHNFPEYWNYLHIDEDLQKDIGLEIYETKDLFVRLLTPTFFVIITVLQIHYFHKDFLEVTDIDKFGTEESPRVERSSLGHSPILTMPPSSPGEVFLVEEEKEHIYSLRQLKEMSKLERLQLFHKIIQQFLHFYNYTWLFFEIHMQKIIFVSVMIFCVNDVCAINFVFVLILVIMINSRRNVQICTANTIAAIIAILMVVKMLYQIQYIDHNNWNINCTKFPAENQTQYGSNNTMYNIAEWFGIKKGEPGHLAELLKGYIGILVVTTLRKIIRIRQCFYRKARSEPLDTPQVMFPSITREDADKGVPQCLKFLFNYGFYKFGVEFCLIGIVALIGTRLDFYSVLYSIWLLLFFSLRRKSISRIWPFFKFFGIILLPIQYSFVVAPPSWFCIEYPWSESKTLRGLQEWMYLPDPDFPPNARKLMCDFILLMMVVRQSLVFKIEERSTATDREFPAGHNYSVYENMEKPNFVNPVKDYVSHIHCWLDIIKRGVLISLMWVTLSIMFLAGTERTNLFSLGYLIGAFVFLWQGSDFYLRPVKTILKWWNLLIGYNVVVIFSKALLQGVGCVLIEQLQVLACPLIQLFGITCLRKFRSSVSDIVLEKLDCEVPQEDIGMVWDGLCFGFLLLQKRLFKSYYFFHIVDETKAMSILASRGAELLEELHQKRIEIQENVEKNVLQKLKFKMDKIKANQRKIQGPSYREPQIHAVDTLYPGTRPLYRVRAPKTNREAVRSGDYYMFDDLDDDDVTDLIPDTESEKQEAEKRHEAEKRGRRMTISEGADKTSIASADTETGEKDAAAEERDKTPEPTDDEYGEDKPDEKEETQEDEQKVSIATYFKFIIVMINSTLTSMTKYLNRFSRDYRYIRKVLTKEKKVLKTKPDFRMGMRLGITQIWQPIPLMKQGSTNGNAEESCDAGEGSNQPRPQEESSLFSEISPVQHDDEGGALSEVDQPPIIQLLASIWFGILAHSCLLCYFMVFLHQIKNASVLSTPLPLMVFCWGSLTIPRPSKTFWITLIAYTEAIVIVKCIFQLEVLPWNRDAAPNNPLFTPRIMGVERKHNYALWDLLLLLMVFFHRFMLKSLGQWTSPSLKPRKIIPSTLTVVPSKPPPPENRGQGESASLQEEESGSTVRTPKGATLNLRAAGEGENAQTTNEYEKLVAVQGEEISPANEEFNKAMNMTVNKYKEPMKDFFQKILSPISKEKTNVYAYMFLCDFFNFLLLIFGFSAFGTQQGDGGVTAYLQENRVPMPFLLMLLLQFALIVIDRALFLKKSIVGKLIFHYFLIFGVHIWMFFILPSVTERQFNERLPPQIWYMVKCFYLLLAAYQLRQGYPTRILGNFLCKKYSIVNYVLFKVFMLVPFLFELRAVMDWIWTDTSMTIMDWFKMEDIFANIYQIKCMRGVETDFPQPRGVKKQQMSKYLVGGGALFFMIGLIWFPLLLFALGGTVGVSNLPYDVSMKIRIGPYEPIYSMSAQSSSIIEYDETDFMRFSNLYARDRPAVTFLENYIHSDVAAVRLSGFSRKLWSISPPDLDRLITELEDNSTTVIIHVEWTVSRKTDAKDASGITTQVRDIKLPPYENNEFNPVRRTLANMLSSNDSTVHNGTITLQYAFPKFLKVTGRTTDVVPQLMRMPKWLDDNVEEEDENHLYRDVSLHLSTDADCCARQKWWIVKEVCNDSLYDQLLKRVPLNDCKYIMMFLFNDKTFPEGLSFISGFGILGLYTTAVIVISQMMRKIVSDMAPKIMFDDLPYVDRILRLCLDIYLVRESGELCLEEDLFAKLIFLYRSPETLIRWTRPPEEGERTDNEDQDDVDEDAVAPRGESRDVSRRE; encoded by the exons ATGTCCAAGTATTGGCTGAACGTGGCCCTCCTCAGGGTTGTGCTGCCGCTTGTCTTGACAGGAT GTATAATATGGCGACCTGTAGGATTGTCTCTGGTTTACTTGGTTCTGATGCTATACTCGCCCTATGTGCCGGTACCAGACGCGAAAACAATGGCTGGCCACACAGGGCACTATTTAAAAACTTGCATCGGCCTGTCTTTTCTCACAGCAGTCAGCCAACTCACTTTTCACATAGTTCTATTAGCTCTACCTGCTTATGGTCACTTTCTTCACAACT GCGAATCGATGGAAACGATCTTCAGACACATAGGTTTTGTAAGACTAGATAGCGTTTCTGCCTGGGAGATCTTCTTCTGGTTGACGCCAGAGTTAATCGTGTTACCCACTAGTATAATGGTGTATCTCATATGTCGGTTTCTATCACGAAAGAACGTTATCGACGAGGAAGATGATGCATCGTTACATCGAAACGATGAGGCTGCAAAGAAAAGCGCTGACAGCACCGCCAAG ATCATCAACTTCCTAGGACGAATCGGGACCTACGTAGTTCTAGCGTCATTGTGTATCACAGCAGCATTGAAACCATCAGTTGAAGGTGGTTTCTATTTCCTCGTCTTCCTGGGAGCCGCAACTTGGTGGTCATGTAACAAAGAGCTCCGAAAGGGCTTTGCTATATTATGCAAGTTTGTGATGGTCGTGGTGATCCTTCACATCCTGGCTTTGCTCAGCTACCAGAATCAAGTGCCTCAAGAGCTAATACCCGTAAATAGCACCTGGCAACGTTATTTCGCATTGTCTCCAGTTTATCAAACGAATTGCACTGACCCGAGGGACGTTGAGTACACGACCGATGCCGATTGGTTAATTTATGGCTACTTCTTAAGGCTATTCTGGCTCTATTACGTTCTGGCATTGCAGTCACAGTTCCTGAGCAAAAAGCCG AACGTTGCTTTTACTAACGAGGCGTTCCAGGCAAAGAAAGTGAAACGTTTGAGCGGAAAGCTGGAGAATCTGGACACTCCATTGTCCAGGCACGTTTCCATCAGGAGAAGAACCCCATCTCAAAGATGGCAATCAGCTCGACGAAAGGCTCGC TTGATGCGATTTGGGTCCGGGAGAACGGGACTACTGCAAGATTCGACCGGAAGTGTCATTGTCCAAGATGGTCATCAGGATGACAACATTCAGATGCAAAGTCTCAGTGAAG CTACTCCAGACGAGCAATCCGGGATCATCGAACATATCATTATGGCTGTATATTCCATCTTCCAATTGATAATCAATTCATCCTATCTTGCTACGAATATCATAATGATG actTGGAGTATAATGTACCACAGTTGGACGACGTTTGCGCTGTTATTATGGGCCTTGATTCTCTGGATGGTACCTAATAAACGCGCTTCCATGATGAAATGCTCGCCGTTTATCGTTATCTATGCGACGCTTTTGCTTCTAGTTCAATACATTTATAGCATGGATCTGACAGAAGAAGAGCTGCCAACGAAGATAAACGGGATAAGTGTGTCGGAGATTGGTTTCAGCAAATCTGAACAACTTAGCCGATGGCATTTAGTCgtcaaa TGTCTGTTCATATCTATGTTCTGGATAACTATGAGACAATATACCGCTGAAAGAACCAGACAAAGACGTTCTTCAGCATTGAGAGACATGGTAGCGCCGTTACATGTTTCTGTTTCGACAGCTACTACGGCGATGAATCACGAAGCGCCGGAAATCAAAAGCAAATTCATGAAAGATGTTGGCatacttttgaaaaaattattaaccaAATTTTGGATCGCTGTAGTGGCTATTATGCTATTCATCTCTGGAATCACCGGCGAACGTATGACCGTCTTCAGGATCATTTATATGTCCCTGTTCTTAGTTTTAATCATCACTTTCCAG ATATCATGGACAGTATGGAGGAAGATGATGTACTCATTCTGGATTACGGTCATTGGTTACTCCGTAATCATGCTGATTCTCGTGTACACTtatcaatttcataatttcccGGAATATTGGAACTACCTCCATATTGACGAGGATTTGCAGAAGGACATTGGTTTAGAAATATATGAGACCAAGGATCTATTTGTTAGATTACTCACGCCAACGTTCTTCGTAATTATCACTGTCCTGCAGATTCATTATTTCCATAAAGATTTCTTGGAAGTGACCGATATCGATAAATTCGG aaCTGAAGAAAGTCCTCGAGTCGAACGATCGAGTCTTGGCCATTCACCGATTTTAACCATGCCACCATCTTCACCGGGAGAAGTTTTCCTTgttgaagaagagaaagaacatATATACTCCTTAAGACAGTTAAAAG aaATGTCTAAACTGGAGCGGCTAcagttatttcataaaataatacagcaattcttacatttttataattacactTGGCTCTTCTTTGAAATTCACATGCAAAAGATCATTTTCGTTTCTGTGATGATTTTCTGTGTCAACGAT gTCTGTGCTATTAATTTCGTATTCGTCTTGATACTAGTTATCATGATCAATTCTCGaagaaatgttcaaatatgTACTGCCAACACGATCGCCGCGATAATTGCCATTCTGATGGTCGTGAAGATGCTATATCAAATTCAGTATATCGATCACAATAACTGGAATATTAATTGCAcg AAATTTCCAGCTGAAAATCAAACTCAGTATGGCAGCAATAACACGATGTATAATATCGCAGAGTGGTttggaataaaaaaaggagagcCAGGACACTTGGCAGAATTATTGAAGGGTTACATAGGAATCTTAGTGGTGACTACTCTCAGAAAAATCATCAGAATTCGACAGTGTTTCTATAGAAAAGCACGTAGCGAACCTTTGGACACTCCTCAAGTTATGTTCCCTTCTATCACCAGAGAAGACGCTGACAAAGGAGTACCACAGTGCTTGAAATTCCTTTTCAATTATGGATTCTATAAGTTTGGCGTTGAATTCTGTTTGATAGGAATAGTGGCACTCATTGGAACCAGATTGGATTTCTATTCTGTCCTTTATAGCATTTGGCTTTTACTATTCTTCTCTCTGAGAAGAAAATCAATATCCAGAATTTGGCCTTTCTTCAAGTTCTTTGGTATAATTTTACTACCTATTCAGTATTCTTTCGTCGTGGCTCCACCATCCTGGTTTTGTATAG AGTATCCATGGAGTGAATCCAAAACTTTGAGGGGTTTGCAAGAATGGATGTATTTACCTGATCCTGACTTTCCACCAAACGCTAGAAAATTAATGT GTGATTTTATTCTGCTAATGATGGTCGTCAGACAAAGTCTCGTCTtcaaaatcgaagaaagaagcACAGCGACTGACAGAGAATTTCCAGCTGGTCATAACTATTCCGTCTACGAGAACATGGAGAAACCAAATTTCGTCAATCCTGTGAAGGATTACGTGTCACATATCCACTGTTGGTTAGACATAATTAAACGAGGCGTATTAATAAGTCTCATGTGGGTCACTTTGTCTATCATGTTCCTGGCTGGAACAGAAAGGACCAATCTCTTCTCGTTGGGTTATTTAATTGGTGCATTCGTGTTCCTCTGGCAAGGAAGTGATTTTTACTTGAGACCAGTGAAAACCATCTTGAAATGGTGGAATCTTCTAATCGGTTACAATGTGGTCGTCATATTTTCCAAGGCTTTGCTTCAGGGTGTAGGTTGCGTACTGATAGAACAG cTGCAAGTGTTAGCATGTCCACTGATTCAGCTATTCGGTATAACTTGTCTAAGAAAATTCCGAAGTTCAGTGAGCGACATAGTTCTGGAAAAATTGGATTGCGAGGTGCCACAAGAAGACATCGGCATGGTCTGGGATGGTCTATGCTTTGGTTTCCTGTTACTCCAGAAACGACTGTTCAAGAGTTACTACTTCTTCCACATAGTAGATGAAACGAAAGCTATGAGCATCCTAGCGTCTAGAGGGGCGGAGTTATTAGAAGAATTGCACCAGAAGCGCATCGAAATTCAAGAAAACGTTGAGAAGAACGTGCTGCAGAAGTTGAAGTTTAAAATGGATAAAATTAAAGCTAACCagagaaaaatacaaggaCCTAGTTACAGGGAGCCACAGATACATGCAGTTG ATACTCTCTATCCAGGAACACGGCCGTTGTACAGAGTTCGCGCCCCAAAGACCAACAGAGAGG CTGTCAGATCAGGCGACTACTACATGTTCGACGACCTGGACGACGACGATGTGACCGATCTGATCCCGGACACTGAATCCGAAAAACAAGAAGCGGAGAAACGTCACGAAGCTGAAAAACGCGGCAGAAGAATGACCATTTCCGAG gGCGCTGACAAAACAAGTATCGCGTCGGCGGACACGGAAACCGGTGAAAAAGATGCGGCCGCGGAAGAACGTGATAAAACACCAGAGCCAACAGACGACGAATATGGAGAAGATAAACCAGATGAAAAGGAGGAGACACAGGAGGATGAGCAAAAAGTATCAATTGCTACGTACTTCAAATTCATTATAGTGATGATTAATAGCACCCTGACGTCGATGACCAAATACTTGAACAGATTTTCGCGTGACTATAGATACATTCGCAAGGttttaacgaaagaaaaaaaagtattaaag aCAAAACCAGATTTCCGGATGGGAATGCGATTGGGAATCACTCAAATATGGCAGCCAATTCCCCTGATGAAACAAGG ATCGACTAATGGAAATGCCGAGGAATCTTGCGATGCTGGCGAAGGATCTAACCAACCACGACCGCAGGAAGAAAG CTCACTATTCTCCGAAATCTCACCTGTTCAACACGATGACGAAGGTGGTGCACTGTCTGAAGTCGATCAACCACCGATAATCCAATTATTGGCATCCATTTGGTTTGGAATCCTGGCACATTCTTGTCTACTTTGTTACTTCATGGTGTTCCTTCATCAGATTAAAAATGCATCCGTCCTTTCCACGCCTTTGCCTCTCATGGTGTTCTGCTGGGGTTCGTTAACCATTCCACGACCCTCGAAAACATTTTGGATAACGTTAATCGCGTACACCgag GCAATCGTGATAGTAAAATGCATTTTCCAATTGGAAGTATTGCCCTGGAATCGAGATGCTGCACCGAATAATCCTCTATTTACTCCTAGAATTATGGGGGTTGAACGCAAACATAATTATGCTTTGTGGGATCTGTTGTTGCTTCTCATGGTGTTCTTCCATAG ATTTATGCTGAAATCATTAGGACAATGGACGTCTCCGTCCCTAAAAccaagaaaaattattccttcCACTTTAACTGTAGTTCCATCCAAGCCTCCACCGCCAGAAAATAGAGGTCAAGGAGAATCTGCATCGctacaagaagaagaaag cgGTAGTACCGTAAGAACACCTAAAGGAGCAACTCTGAACCTTCGCGCAGCAGGGGAGGGTGAAAATGCGCAAACCACaaatgaatatgaaaaattagtgGCCGTTCAAGGAGAAGAAATCAGCCCCGCGAACGAAGAGTTCAATAAAGCCATGAATATgac cgtaaataaatacaaagaacCAATGAAAGATTTCTTCCAAAAAATTCTTAGTCCAATTAGCAAAGAAAAGACGAacgtatatgcatatatgttCCTGTgtgatttctttaatttcttgcTACTCATTTTTGGATTTTCTGCATTTGGG ACACAACAAGGTGACGGTGGTGTTACAGCCTATTTACAAGAAAATCGAGTTCCCATGCCATTCTTACTGATGTTACTGCTACAGTTTGCACTGATAGTTATCGATAGAGCTTTGTTCTTAAAGAAATCAATCGTAGGCAAACTAATTTTCCATTACTTTCTTATATTTGGCGTTCACATTTGGATGTTCTTCATATTGCCAAGTGTCACCGAACG ACAATTTAATGAGAGGCTTCCACCGCAAATTTGGTACATGGTCAAGTGCTTCTACCTCTTGTTAGCGGCTTATCAATTAAGACAAGGCTATCCGACACGAATACTTGGCAATTTCCTCTGCAAGAAATACAGCATTGTCAACTATGTCTTATTCAAAGt ATTCATGTTAGTCCCATTCTTATTCGAATTAAGGGCAGTAATGGACTGGATCTGGACGGACACTTCCATGACGATAATGGATTGGTTTAAAATGGAAGATATTTTCGCcaatatttatcaaatcaAG TGTATGCGAGGCGTAGAAACGGATTTCCCTCAGCCACGAGGTGTAAAGAAGCAACAAATGAGCAAGTACTTAGTCGGTGGTGGTGCTCTCTTCTTCATGATTGGATTAATATGGTTCCCCTTGCTCTTATTCGCACTTGGTGGCACAGTTGGTGTTTCGAATCTACCCTACGatgtttcaatgaaaattagaaTTGGTCCTTATGAACCAATTTACTCTATGTCGGCGCAAAGTAGCTCTATCATCGAATACGACGAAACTGATTTCAtgagattttcaaatttgtacgCGAGAGATAGACCTGCGGTCACTTTCCTGGAAAACTATATACATTCTGATGTCGCTGCCGTGAGATTGAGTGGGTTCTCTCGAAAATTATGGAGTATATCTCCGCCAGACTTAGATAG ACTGATAACAGAACTAGAAGATAATAGCACAACCGTGATCATCCACGTAGAGTGGACAGTGTCTCGAAAAACGGACGCGAAAGATGCCAGTGGGATAACGACACAAGTGAGAGATATAAAATTGCCACCGTATGAAAACAATGAATTTAATCCTGTGAGAAGAACGTTAGCTAATATGCTCTCTAGCAATGACTCAACCGTGCATAATGGTACTATCACGTTGCAATATGCGTTTCCCAAGTTTTTGAAAGTGACTGGTCGAACCACTGACGTCGTTCCACAATTAATGCGAATGC CGAAATGGCTTGATGACAATGTAGAGGAAGAGGATGAGAATCATCTGTACAGGGATGTTAGTCTTCATTTATCTACCGACGCAGATTGTTGCGCTCGTCAGAAATGGTGGATCGTTAAAGAAGTTTGTAATGATTCTTTATACGATCAGCTATTAAAGAGAGTGCCCCTAAATGACTGCAAGTACATCATGATGTTCTTGTTCAATGATAAAACGTTCCCCGAGGGGTTGAGCTTTATCAGTGGATTTGG AATCTTAGGTTTGTACACTACCGCGGTGATAGTCATAAGTCAAATGATGAGGAAGATAGTCAGTGACATGGCGCCAAAGATTATGTTCGATGACTTACCCTACGTCGATAGAATACTAAGATTATGCTTAGATATTTATTTGGTCCGTGAAAGTGGAGAATTGTGTCTCGAGGAAGACTTGTTCGCCAAATTAATATTCCTCTACAGATCACCGGAGACGTTGATCAG ATGGACAAGGCCACCCGAAGAAGGTGAGAGAACTGACAACGAAGATCAAGATGATGTAGATGAGGATGCTGTGGCGCCAAGAGGGGAATCTCGAGATGTTTCTCGcagagaataa